Proteins encoded in a region of the Vitis riparia cultivar Riparia Gloire de Montpellier isolate 1030 chromosome 7, EGFV_Vit.rip_1.0, whole genome shotgun sequence genome:
- the LOC117918627 gene encoding major allergen Mal d 1-like has translation MGVHTFTQEITTPIAPARMFKALIVDSHNLVPKLMPSIKSIEFVEGDGGVGSIKQTNFPEGSHFKYLKHRIDAIDHNNYSCKYTLIEGDVLGDTLESISYEVKFEASGSGSVCKMTSHYHSKIEFKDEDIKAGKDKAMGMYKVVEEYLLANPDAYA, from the exons ATGGGTGTCCACACATTTACCCAGGAGATCACCACCCCCATTGCTCCGGCTAGAATGTTCAAGGCCTTGATCGTAGACTCCCACAACCTCGTCCCAAAGCTCATGCCCTCCATCAAGAGCATCGAGTTTGTTGAAGGCGATGGCGGCGTTGGCAGCATCAAGCAAACCAACTTTCCCGAAG GGAGTCACTTCAAGTACTTGAAGCACAGGATCGACGCCATAGACCACAATAACTACTCATGCAAGTACACTTTGATCGAAGGAGATGTGTTGGGTGACACCCTGGAGTCCATCTCATACGAGGTAAAGTTCGAGGCATCGGGCTCAGGGTCTGTGTGCAAGATGACCAGCCATTATCACTCAAAGATTGAGTTCAAGGACGAGGACATCAAGGCCGGTAAAGACAAGGCCATGGGGATGTACAAGGTTGTGGAAGAGTACCTCCTCGCCAACCCAGATGCCTATGCCTAA
- the LOC117918218 gene encoding major strawberry allergen Fra a 1-3-like translates to MGVKTVSNEFSSSIPPKWLFKALILESHNLLPKLAPQTIKRSRFKFVKYKIDEIDENNCTCRYSLIDGDMLGDKLETIKYEVKFEASGEGSVCKSSSHYHTKGDIELKDEDIQAGKDKALAAYKVVEDHLAANPSVCA, encoded by the exons ATGGGTGTGAAGACCGTTTCCAACGAGTTCTCGAGCTCCATCCCTCCCAAGTGGTTGTTCAAGGCCTTGATCCTCGAGTCCCACAACCTCCTCCCCAAGCTTGCCCCTCAGACCATCAAAA GGAGTCGCTTCAAGTTCGTCAAATACAAAATCGACGAAATTGATGAAAACAACTGCACCTGCAGATACAGTTTGATTGATGGAGATATGCTGGGGGACAAGCTTGAAACCATCAAATATGAGGTTAAGTTTGAGGCGTCTGGTGAGGGGAGTGTGTGCAAGAGCTCAAGCCATTATCACACAAAGGGTGACATTGAACTCAAAGATGAGGACATCCAAGCTGGCAAGGACAAGGCCTTAGCCGCTTACAAGGTCGTCGAAGATCACCTTGCTGCCAACCCCTCTGTGTGTGCTTAA
- the LOC117919290 gene encoding pathogenesis-related protein STH-21-like, producing the protein MGVVSFAQESESPVAPGRLFKALILDSHNLCPKLMPQSIKSIDIIQGDGGVGTIKLTNFTRGIHIKHRIDEVDNEKCRCKFTLIEGDVMGEKLRSAAYEIEFMDDGEGGSICRMLSEYETVGDVVFRDEDIEEGKEKATELFKPVEAFLLANPDAYA; encoded by the exons ATGGGGGTAGTCAGTTTCGCCCAAGAATCCGAATCGCCGGTAGCTCCAGGGCGCTTATTCAAGGCCTTGATACTCGACTCACACAATCTGTGCCCCAAGCTCATGCCTCAGTCGATCAAAAGCATTGACATCATCCAAGGAGATGGAGGAGTTGGAACCATCAAGCTAACCAACTTCACCCGAG gCATTCACATCAAGCACAGGATTGATGAAGTTGATAATGAGAAGTGTCGGTGCAAGTTCACGTTGATAGAAGGGGATGTGATGGGGGAGAAGCTGAGGTCCGCAGCGTATGAGATTGAGTTCATGGATGATGGTGAAGGAGGGAGCATTTGCAGGATGTTGAGTGAGTACGAGACAGTGGGAGATGTTGTGTTCAGAGATGAGGATATAGAGGAAGGGAAAGAGAAGGCGACGGAGCTGTTTAAGCCTGTTGAGGCCTTCCTCTTGGCAAATCCTGATGCTTATGCTTAG
- the LOC117918513 gene encoding programmed cell death protein 2 has translation MPDETEMDLDGHSVEEQLKAFQISSLKDEDLDEEEGEAADSNSDDVDDDDCEAEPVTLGFVEKPKNGWSLLCHMFPSKAGGLPAWLDPINLPSGKSSLCDICQTPLQFLLQVYAPISAKESTFHRSLFVFMCTSMECILQDKREQWKCPPEKASRSVKVFRCQLPRSNPFYSSEPPRGDGTDKPSGIGARLCNWCGTWNGDKVCSSCRKAHYCSEKHQVMHWRSGHKFVCRQMKTSSESSNSIPVNNRTTSNKLEKVASNTLWPEYEIINEDECEFDIEMSEDNGYSSSLVSNDRSDETFKALLKHFEADDDKKSWTSFQECIGKAPEQVLRYCRSPRAKPVWPISSGRPSQVDAPKCRYCGGPSVFEFQILPQLLYYFGVKDDVDCLDWSTIAVYTCEASCEASLSYKEEFAWIQV, from the exons ATGCCCGATGAAACGGAAATGGATCTGGATGGACACTCCGTGGAAGAACAGCTCAAAGCTTTCCAAATATCATCCCTTAAAGACGAAGACCTAGATGAAGAAGAAGGGGAAGCCGCCGACTCCAACTCTGATGACGTCGACGACGACGACTGTGAAGCAGAACCAGTGACGCTAGGGTTTGTAGAAAAGCCTAAGAATGGCTGGTCCCTTCTCTGCCATATGTTTCCTAGCAAAGCTGGAGGCCTGCCT GCATGGTTGGATCCCATTAATTTGCCTTCAGGAAAATCTTCCCTTTGCGATATCTGTCAAACGCCTTTACAATTTTTGCTTCAG GTTTATGCACCAATCTCTGCAAAGGAATCCACATTTCATCGGTCTTTATTTGTGTTCATGTGTACATCAATGGAATGTATTCTCCAAGACAAACGTGAGCAATGGAAATGCCCACCAGAGAAAGCATCTCGAAG TGTTAAGGTTTTCCGTTGCCAATTACCCCGCTCCAATCCTTTTTACTCAAGTGAGCCTCCAAGGGGTGATGGGACTGACAAACCTTCTGGAATTGGAG CACGACTCTGTAATTGGTGTGGTACTTGGAATGGTGATAAGGTTTGCAGTAGCTGCAGAAAAGCTCACTATTGCTCAGAGAAACACCAG GTTATGCATTGGCGCTCAGGACATAAGTTTGTTTGTCGACAAATGAAAACTTCCTCTGAGTCATCTAACTCTATCCCAGTAAACAACAGAACCACTTCAAACAAGCTAGAAAAAG TTGCAAGTAACACTCTGTGGCCAGAATATGAGATCATAAATGAGGATGAATGTGAATTTGACATAGAGATGTCTGAAGATAATGGATACAGCAGTTCTTTGGTTTCAAATGACCGAAGTGATGAAACATTCAAGGCACTGTTGAAGCATTTTGAG GCGGATGATGACAAGAAGAGTTGGACCTCTTTCCAAGAGTGCATAGGCAAGGCCCCTGAGCAAGTATTGAG ATATTGTAGGAGTCCAAGGGCCAAACCTGTGTGGCCCATTTCAAGTGGTCGGCCATCTCAGGTTGATGCACCTAAATGCCGCTACTGCGGTGGTCCTTCGGTTTTTGAATTCCAG ATCTTGCCACAACTTCTTTATTACTTTGGTGTGAAGGATGATGTGGATTGTCTTGATTGGTCCACTATTGCGGTTTACACGTGTGAAGCTTCATGTGAGGCAAGCTTGAGTTACAAAGAGGAATTTGCTTGGATTCAAGTCTGA
- the LOC117918626 gene encoding kinesin-like protein KIN-14I, whose protein sequence is MAAADGALLFSVASVVEDVLQQHGTRSADLDLESRKAEEAASRRYEAAGWLRKMVGVVLGKDLPAEPSEEEFRLGLRSGSILCTVLNKIQPGAVSKVVESPCDSALIPDGAALSAYQYFENVRNFLVAVQEMGLPTFEASDLEQGGKSGRVVNCVLALKSYSEWKQTGGNGIWKFGGNVKPAATGKSFVRKNSEPFTNSFSRNLSASENSLNAISMDLDTNKMPSSGSLSMLVRSILLDKKPEEVPMLVESVLTKVVEEFEHRIASQNELRKTPSKFLAVSNSNKSLLRAASSDTKIEDKNVALIKKGECFRKSFVPDEESKGRILKQQMIFDQQQRDIQEMKHALRTTKAGMQFMQMKFHEEFHNLGTHIHGLAHAASGYHRVLEENRKLYNQVQDLKGNIRVYCRVRPFLSGQLNYLSTVDHMEEGNITINSSKHGKGRRSFSFNKIFGPTATQEEVFSDTQPLIRSVLDGYNVCIFAYGQTGSGKTYTMTGPKELTRQTQGVNYRALSDLFLLSEQRKDTFRYDVSVQMIEIYNEQVRDLLVTDGLNKRLEIRNSSQTGLNVPDANLVPVSSTADVIDLMNLGQRNRVVGATALNDRSSRSHSCLTVHVQGRDLMSGTILRGCMHLVDLAGSERVDKSEVTGDRLKEAQHINRSLSALGDVISSLAQKNPHVPYRNSKLTQLLQDSLGGQAKTLMFVHISPEPDAVGETISTLKFAERVATVELGAARVNKDSADVKELKEQIASLKAALARKEGEPEDMQHSFSNSSERYRTKASDLSPFHSNKQAGDMLDDQNSCRQPMGDVGNIEARGNSMMRQKKQSFDLEELLGNSPPWPPVSSSVQNYVEDDKDMGSGQWVDKVMVNKQDAVPRVGNPLGCWETENRNLPDAFYQKLISDSSKLFPDQSYNIFMANNRYDIANNDDLDEDAATSDSSDADLLWQFNNAKITSMTNGIEPKIKKPNTKPANGPELRNLNSTVGPSPSRKPSNGVGTRLHRNGRHPVPADGKRKIGNRK, encoded by the exons ATGGCTGCCGCGGATGGAGCATTGCTGTTTTCGGTGGCGTCAGTGGTGGAGGATGTGCTCCAGCAGCATGGGACTCGCTCCGCAGATCTTGATTTGGAGTCCAGGAAAGCAGAGGAGGCCG CATCCCGAAGGTATGAAGCGGCAGGGTGGCTGAGAAAGATGGTTGGAGTTGTATTAGGCAAAGATTTGCCAGCAGAGCCTTCTGAAGAAGAGTTTAGGCTTGGTTTGAGAAGTGGGTCAATCCTTTGCACAGTTCTCAATAAGATCCAACCTGGAGCTGTGTCGAAG GTGGTAGAAAGTCCATGTGATTCTGCTCTTATCCCTGATGGAGCGGCCTTGTCAGCATATCAGTATTTTGAAAATGTGAGGAACTTCCTTGTAGCTGTGCAGGAGATGGGGCTTCCAACTTTTGAGGCATCTGACCTCGAACAA GGCGGAAAATCTGGAAGGGTTGTGAATTGTGTTCTGGCGCTTAAATCCTACAGCGAATGGAAACAAACTGGGGGAAAtggaatttggaaatttggTGGAAATGTAAAACCTGCAGCAACTGGAAAATCTTTTGTAAGGAAAAATTCAGAGCCATTCACAAATTCCTTCTCTAGGAATTTGTCAGCTAGTGAAAATTCTCTTAACGCAATATCAATGGACCTAGACACTAATAAAATG CCTAGTTCTGGTTCCTTGAGTATGCTCGTTCGTTCAATTCTATTAGATAAGAAACCTGAAGAAGTTCCCATG TTGGTGGAATCTGTCCTAACTAAGGTTGTGGAGGAGTTTGAGCATCGCATTGCAAGCCAAAATGAGCTG AGGAAGACACCTTCAAAATTTTTGGCTGTTTCCAACAGTAACAAGTCTCTTTTGAGAGCTGCTTCTAGTGATACTAAG ATCGAAGACAAAAATGTTGCACTCATAAAGAAAGGGGAATGCTTTCGTAAATCCTTCGTCCCTGATGAGGAGTCGAAAGGCCGGATCCTGAAGCAACAAATGATATTTGACCAACAACAAAGAGATATTCAA GAGATGAAACATGCCCTCCGAACCACAAAAGCTGGTATGCAGTTTATGCAAATGAAGTTTCATGAGGAGTTCCATAATCTTG GCACACATATTCATGGCCTAGCTCATGCGGCTTCTGGATATCACAGAGTTCTCGAGGAAAACAGAAAGCTATACAATCAAGTGCAAGACCTCAAGG gAAATATTCGGGTTTACTGTCGAGTGAGACCCTTCTTGTCTGGACAATTGAACTATCTAAGTACTGTGGATCACATGGAAGAAGGAAACATTACTATAAATTCTTCAAAGCATGGAAAAGGACGGAGATCCTTTAGCTTCAATAAAATCTTTGGACCAACTGCAACCCAAG AGGAAGTCTTTTCAGACACCCAGCCACTCATTCGATCTGTTCTTGATGGTTATAATGTTTGCATATTTGCGTATGGCCAAACAGGATCAGGGAAAACTTACACCATG ACTGGACCCAAAGAGCTTACACGGCAAACTCAAGGTGTAAATTATAGAGCATTGAGTGACTTGTTTCTTCTCTCAGAACAAAGAAAGGACACCTTCCGCTATGATGTTTCTGTACAGATGATTGAGATTTACAATGAGCAAGTTAGGGATCTCCTTGTTACTGATGGCCTTAACAAAAG ATTAGAAATCCGTAACAGTTCTCAGACAGGACTCAATGTACCAGATGCAAACCTTGTTCCAGTGTCATCAACAGCTGACGTTATTGATCTGATGAACCTTGGACAAAGGAACCGAGTTGTGGGTGCAACAGCCCTCAATGACCGTAGTAGTCGCTCTCATAG TTGCTTGACTGTTCATGTTCAGGGAAGAGACTTGATGTCAGGAACTATTCTTCGTGGCTGTATGCATCTGGTTGATCTGGCCGGCAGTGAGAGAGTAGACAAATCTGAGGTCACTGGAGATAGACTAAAGGAGGCACAGCATATTAACAGATCTCTCTCTGCTCTAGGGGATGTCATCTCTTCCCTTGCCCAGAAGAATCCACATGTCCCTTACAGGAATAGTAAACTCACACAACTTCTTCAAGACTCACTTG GGGGGCAAGCCAAGACACTAATGTTTGTTCACATTAGCCCTGAACCGGATGCTGTTGGAGAAACAATTAGCACACTTAAATTTGCAGAGCGGGTTGCCACGGTAGAACTTGGTGCTGCTCGTGTAAACAAGGATAGTGCAGATGTGAAAGAGCTGAAAGAACAG ATTGCTAGTCTTAAGGCAGCTCTGGCAAGGAAAGAGGGAGAACCAGAGGACATGCAACATTCATTTTCCAACAGCTCTGAAAGATACAGAACAAAAGCCAGTGATTTATCACCTTTTCATTCTAACAAGCAGGCTGGAGATATGTTAGATGATCAAAATAGCTGCAGGCAACCAATGGGGGATGTAGGCAACATTgag GCACGCGGCAATTCCATGATGAGGCAAAAGAAGCAAAGCTTTGATCTTGAGGAGTTACTAGGGAACTCACCTCCTTGGCCTCCAGTCAGTAGTTCTGTGCAAAATTATGTGGAGGACGACAAAGACATGGGCTCTGGTCAGTGGGTAGATAAGGTTATGGTGAATAAGCAAGATGCTGTACCTAGAGTTGGAAACCCTTTAGGATGTTGGGAAACAGAGAATAGGAACTTGCCTGATGCTTTCTACCAAAAACTTATTTCAGATTCTTCAAAGCTATTCCCGGATCAATCATATAACATATTCATGGCAAACAATCGTTATGACATTGCTAATAATGATGATTTGGATGAGGATGCTGCCACCAGTGATTCTTCTGATGCCGATTTGCTTTGGCAATTCAATAATGCAAAAATAACTAGCATGACTAATGGGATTGAGCCAAAGATCAAGAAACCTAATACAAAGCCAGCAAATGGTCCAGAACTAAG GAATTTGAATTCTACTGTGGGCCCTTCACCATCACGGAAACCATCAAATGGGGTTGGGACCCGACTGCACAGGAACGGAAGGCACCCAGTTCCCGCAGATGGGAAGCGGAAAATTGGGAATAGAAAGTAG